Proteins found in one Carassius auratus strain Wakin chromosome 12, ASM336829v1, whole genome shotgun sequence genomic segment:
- the zcchc4 gene encoding rRNA N(6)-adenosine-methyltransferase ZCCHC4, with the protein MSKIVDDAVDSGGIEVIIQNEMDKTAPRCPHGPALLFEKTGFGEEKGRRFYACSACRDRKDCNFFQWADEKISEARILAREDQNRSKMPPFSHREYSSRFREFVSLPLEKRRFCVDCQLLILPEERANHAKHKALSEDTTVQRLKRPSLLLCPLDNKKSNAQYLFADRSCHFLLDMLLGLGFQKILCVGTPRLHEVIKLRNMEAKSPKMKSLLLDIDYRYCQFYGQDEFCRYNMFNHHFFDDEEAVTFFQGFLREEEGAKVVMITDPPFGGLVKPLANSFSQMSITWRIQNKVSDAGQMPMIWIFPYFFESRILECFPSFSMLDYQVDYDNHPLYKHGKTGRKQSPVRLFTNLSPKDIALPEDEGYRFCSVCERYVSAGNKHCPKCDTCPSKDGREWKHCDECGRCVKPSWRHCSSCGHCALPDHPCGQSQTGCFNCGSQKHKLRACPKKHNKRLIVPGGRGAPGLLKHTAGKSTTKNKRR; encoded by the exons ATGAGTAAAATAGTGGATGATGCCGTGGATAGTGGCGGAATAGAAGTTATTATTCAGAATGAAATGGACAAAACTGCACCACGGTGTCCACATG GACCCGCTCTGTTGTTCGAGAAAACTGGCTTTGGAGAAGAGAAAGGAAGGAGGTTTTACGCATGCTCTGCTTGTCGGGACAGAAAAGACTGCAACTTTTTTCAGTGGGCAGACGAAAAG ATATCTGAGGCAAGGATTCTTGCCAGAGAAGATCAAAACCGCTCCAAGATGCCTCCTTTCAGTCATCGGGAATACAGCTCTAG atttAGAGAGTTTGTTTCTCTCCCGCTGGAGAAGAGAAGGTTCTGTGTGGACTGTCAGCTGCTGATTCTTCCCGAGGAACGAGCGAATCATGCGAAACACAAGGCCCTTTCTGAGGACACCACAGTGCAGCGATTGAAAAGGCCCAGTCTACTTCTGTGTCCTCTAGATAACAAGAAGAGTAATGCACAGTATCTGTTTGCGGATCGGAGCTGTCATTTCCTCCTGGACATGCTCTTGGGGTTAGGCTTCCAGAAAATTCTCTGTGTTGGGACACCACG ATTACATGAGGTGATTAAGTTGCGGAATATGGAGGCCAAGAGTCCGAAAATGAAGAGTTTATTGCTGGATATTGATTACAG GTACTGTCAGTTTTACGGGCAGGATGAGTTCTGCCGCTATAATATGTTCAACCATCACTTTTTTGATGATGag GAAGCGGTCACGTTTTTTCAAGGCTTTCTGCGTGAGGAGGAAGGAGCCAAGGTAGTCATGATAACAGACCCCCCATTCGGAGGCCTAGTGAAGCCCCTAGCCAACAGTTTCTCTCAGATGTCAATCACCTGGAGAATTCAGAATAAAG TAAGCGATGCAGGTCAGATGCCAATGATCTGGATCTTCCCTTACTTCTTTGAGTCCCGTATCCTGGAGTGTTTTCCCTCCTTTTCTATGCTGGATTACCAG GTTGATTATGATAACCATCCTCTATATAAACACGGAAAGACAGGCCGTAAGCAGTCACCTGTTCGACTTTTCACCAATCTGAGCCCCAAAGATATCGCTCTACCAGAGGATGAAGGTTACAG ATtttgcagtgtttgtgagagGTATGTGTCAGCAGGAAACAAACACTGCCCAAAGTGTGACACGTGCCCATCTAAG GATGGGCGAGAATGGAAGCACTGTGATGAATGTGGACGGTGTGTGAAGCCTT CATGGCGTCATTGTTCCTCATGTGGTCACTGTGCTCTCCCTGATCACCCTTGTGGTCAGAGCCAAACTGGCTGTTTCAACTGCGGCAGCCAAAAACACAAACTTAGAGCCTGTCCTAAGAAACACAATAAACG ACTGATTGTGCCGGGTGGCCGTGGTGCTCCAGGACTGTTAAAACACACTGCTGGCAAATCCACAACTAAGAACAAGAGGAGATGA
- the LOC113111852 gene encoding tripartite motif-containing protein 14 has translation MAEEDFRPLSEEISSFCLVTEARSGTQVTQPFPRSPKLIRRTGANSPKPSELPVWLDDLKKERKKTESHLESIKKRQANLNMSSEAMKQQVQECFEELHMALQEDEKAVLDMIEQDRRETSSKLNRILQDWNQHLSLLQKHISAIQSAQQSPAESMKQPFPEDFTLASCRKKLDPAEGEIKMNEERIHKLMKVLRNISKDLKAQLQRKNLLLDSFNVSIDKQSCHKQIKLSSEGRGLCLSSEDRCVPNEPLRFDQLYCALGSAAITSGQHYWEVDVQCCPSWAVGVAYGSLQRRGRDKGAKLGRNRCSWSLEFQNGHLTAWHNDRHVALPVTAARAAPNRIGVFVKYQKGRLVFYDAETMRTLQEFSAVQNAVFERAHHQFTEPLYPAFRFFSPKDKGHDHMEICDLSL, from the exons ATGGCAGAGGAAGACTTTCGGCCTTTATCAGAGGAAATAAGTTCCTTCTGTCTGGTAACCGAGGCTCGTTCAGGGACACAAGTTACCCAGCCCTTCCCACGCTCTCCAAAACTGATCAGGAGAACTGGAGCCAACTCTCCGAAACCCTCCGAG CTGCCAGTCTGGTTGGATGACTTGAAGAAGGAGAGGAAAAAAACAGAGTCCCATCTGGAATCAATTAAAAAGCGGCAAGCAAACCTGAAT ATGAGCTCAGAGGCCATGAAGCAGCAGGTACAGGAGTGCTTCGAGGAGCTACATATGGCTCTGCAGGAGGATGAGAAGGCTGTTCTGGACATGATCGAGCAAGACCGCCGGGAGACCAGCAGTAAACTAAACCGAATCCTTCAAGACTGGAATCAACACCTCAGTCTCCTGCAGAAACACATCAGTGCTATTCAATCAGCTCAACAGAGCCCAGCAGAGTCGATGAAGCAG CCATTTCCTGAGGATTTTAC ATTGGCTAGCTGTCGTAAGAAACTGGACCCAGCTGAAGGGGAgataaaaatgaatgaagaaaGGATCCATAAGCTCATGAAGGTTCTTAGGAACATCTCAAAAGATCTGAAAGCCCAGCTCCAACGAAAGAACCTGCTTCTGG ACTCCTTCAATGTGTCGATTGACAAACAGAGCTGTCACAAACAGATCAAGCTGAGCTCAGAAGGACGGGGCCTGTGCCTTTCCTCAGAGGATCGCTGCGTTCCCAATGAGCCTCTGAGGTTTGATCAGTTATACTGCGCCTTGGGCTCTGCTGCTATCACATCTGGGCAGCACTACTGGGAGGTAGATGTGCAATGCTGTCCATCATGGGCTGTGGGCGTGGCTTATGGCAGCCTACAGAGGAGAGGACGGGACAAAGGTGCCAAGCTCGGAAGGAACAGGTGCTCGTGGAGTCTTGAGTTTCAGAATGGGCATCTCACGGCCTGGCACAACGATCGGCATGTGGCACTACCCGTCACAGCAGCTCGGGCAGCACCCAACAGAATAGGGGTGTTTGTAAAGTATCAGAAGGGCCGTCTGGTGTTTTATGATGCTGAGACTATGAGAACGCTACAAGAGTTTTCAGCAGTGCAAAACGCTGTGTTTGAAAGAGCACATCATCAGTTTACTGAGCCTCTCTACCCTGCCTTCCGCTTTTTTTCACCCAAAGACAAAGGCCATGATCATATGGAAATATGCGATCTCAGTCTATAG
- the LOC113112233 gene encoding borealin-2-like: MASRRTRKVSQDSDGQPDGLHNYDQKVRLTKRKELFIQQFEKEAQDRINEMEANLNKLLATVDRVFKIELMKMPQSLHTTLIKDLMNDDDTSVGEVTMALKCASPEIQKPLSRKQSKKGLSVTVGQQRSSGQNKTAPVEGPKKPTKKTLHNSKSTGSLRCASTASAKRTQGRVVKMGDPALGLGKFRQTSRSVGDEMATATIVTSHGETLFLSEDNKDDINVELLDDAAVHQMRKIKDLMDYLCNKVGLNNTR, encoded by the exons ATGGCTTCACGAAGAACTAGAAAAGTCAGTCAGGACTCTGACGGTCAGCCTGACGGGCTGCACAACTATGACCAGAAAGTTAGACTTACTAAAAGAAAAGAGCTGTTTATACAGCAGTTTGAGAAGGAAG CCCAGGACCGGATAAATGAAATGGAGGCTAATCTGAACAAATTACTGGCCACTGTGGACCGAGTCTTCAAAATAGAACTGATGAAAATGCCCCAGTCGCTCCACACCACGCTGATAAAAGATCTAATGAATG ATGATGACACTTCTGTGGGGGAGGTCACTATGGCGCTCAAG TGTGCGTCCCCGGAAATTCAGAAACCCTTATCTCGAAAGCAAAgcaaaaaag gtTTGAGTGTCACAGTAGGCCAACAAAGGTCATCAGGTCAAAACAAGACTGCTCCAGTTGAAGGTCCAAAG AAACCCACCAAGAAGACCCTGCACAACAGTAAGAGCACTGGAAGTCTGAG ATGTGCCTCAACGGCCAGTGCAAAAAGAACCCAAGGAAGGGTTGTCAAAATGGGTGATCCGGCATTGGGGTTGGGTAAATTCAG ACAAACGAGTCGCTCCGTTGGTGATGAGATGGCGACAGCCACAATTGTAACTTCCCATGGAGAA ACACTGTTCCTTTCTGAAGACAATAAGGATGACATCAATGTTGAGTTGTTAGATGATGCAGCTGTGCACCAGATGCGAAAAATCAAG GATCTAATGGACTATCTGTGTAACAAAGTGGGTCTCAATAACACCCGCtga
- the LOC113111853 gene encoding major facilitator superfamily domain-containing protein 8-like: MSLVESDENTPLLRGESTSGGDADRSRWRSIRVMYFTMFLSSVGFSIVITSIWPYLKKIDKSADASFLGWVVAAYSLGQMVASPLFGLWSNHRPRREPLVCSIFINVSANIYYAYVYLPSSHKKIHMLLARTFVGIGAGNVAVVRSYVASATSLKERTCAMANMSACQALGFILGPALQAALAFIGETGVNVNVIQLWVNMYTAPALLAAFFGIINILLVILVLREHFVDDHGNDIRAINYTSEEQVDVAPEAEGDIDQIAVFTSNVLFFVILFIFAVFETISTPLSMDMFAWTRKEAVSYNGIILAAIGFESILVFVVVKVVSARVGDRPLLLGGLIFIFVGFFILLPWGNQYPKIQWADIQNNTRLAPTQSSNTSLEPTGCPYQQAWCLFTPVIHLAQYITSDILIGVGYPTCNVMSYTLYSKILGPKPQGVYMGWLTASGSGARTLGPVFVSQVYTNWGPRWAFIVICGIVLVAIVFLSAMYKRLIAFSIRHGMIED; encoded by the exons ATGTCTCTTGTGGAATCTGACGAAAACACTCCGCTTCTCAGAGGCGAAAGTACAAG TGGTGGGGATGCAGACAGAAGCCGGTGGAGGTCCATCAGGGTCATGTATTTCACTATGTTCCTTAGCAGCGTTG gTTTTAGTATTGTCATTACTTCCATATGGCCCTATTTGAAGAAA atTGATAAAAGTGCAGATGCCAGTTTCTTGGGATGGGTTGTTGCTGCATATAGTTTGGGTCAGATGGTGGCCTCACCCCTCTTTGGATTGTGGTCCAACCACAGGCCTCGACGAGAGCCTCTAGTCTGCTCTATATTCATCAACGTCTCTGCTAACATTTACTACGCCTATGTCTACCTACCTTCCTCACACAAAAAAATTCACATGCTTTTGGCTCGTACATTTGTGGGCATTGGAGCAG GTAATGTAGCAGTTGTGAGGTCCTATGTGGCTAGTGCCACTTCCCTGAAGGAAAGAACCTGTGCAATGGCAAACATGAGTGCCTGCCAGGCTCTCGGCTTCATACTCGGCCCAG CCCTGCAAGCTGCTTTGGCATTCATTGGAGAGACTGGCGTCAATGTGAATGTCATCCAGCTTTGGGTTAATATGTACACTGCTCCAGCACTATTGGCAGCCTTCTTCGGCATCATTAACATTCTGCTGGTTATATTAGTCTTGAG GGAGCACTTTGTGGATGACCATGGAAATGATATCCGTGCAATTAACTACACCTCAGAgg AGCAAGTAGATGTGGCTCCTGAGGCAGAAGGTGATATCGACCAGATCGCAGTGTTCACATCTAATGTccttttctttgtcattctcttcATTTTTGCTGTGTTTGAAAC taTATCTACTCCTTTATCAATGGACATGTTTGCATGGACGAGGAAAGAAGCTGTTTCGTACAATGGTATCATATTGGCTGCCATTGGTTTTGAGTCCATCCTCGTGTTCGTGGTTGTAAAAGTGGTCTCGGCACG ggtaggAGATCGCCCACTGCTACTTGGAGGCTTGATTTTCATATTTGTGGGTTTCTTTATCTTGTTGCCATGGGGAAATCAATATCCTAAAATACAGTGGGCAG ACATTCAGAATAACACTAGACTGGCACCCACTCAATCCTCAAACACGTCTCTGGAGCCCACTGGATGCCCATACCAACAGGCCTGGTGCTTGTTTACCCCTGTAATCCACCTGGCACAGTACATTACCTCAGACATCCTGATTGGAGTGGGGTATCCCACATGCAACGTAATGTCCTACACTTTATACTCAAAGATACTTGGCCCCAAACCACAg GGGGTTTACATGGGCTGGCTGACAGCATCAGGAAGTGGTGCGCGGACCCTCGGGCCTGTGTTTGTCTCTCAGGTCTACACCAACTGGGGACCCCGATGGGCTTTCATTGTCATATGTGGCATAGTGCTAGTTGCAATCGTATTTCTCAGCGCTATGTACAAACGACTTATCGCCTTCTCCATACGCCATGGAATGATAGAAGACTAA